A region from the Leishmania panamensis strain MHOM/PA/94/PSC-1 chromosome 20 sequence genome encodes:
- a CDS encoding hypothetical protein (TriTrypDB/GeneDB-style sysID: LpmP.20.4630): MSFELKAAVPRLASTILLLARRPQHAVSQQRRTTSNNASRENDLHVLMMKRHSKARFMPSFYVFPGGGIEGIDYATAKHYLAANYHVHLQDAEDKKMTQDFLESCAQPSAVEAEVEAWACRVGALRELAEETACVLRRDGHICTEAQWIKWQKSRDASAADRASTGSVSSLSATPLSVYDLPAVSSLRPVARWVSPRQFKHRYDTYFYAALVDSALVSAESHEEVPMPCSTQTSRGNEANPGAAVRHIPPQELPLLGQASEVSELLWVSPLEALRRHEDTSDSFSLAPPTYLILHALSLQPGFVSMAAAWEAEPPSPVDAVAKSLGELPYSSVLPCVEPISTTTEDGHRIIDFTLPARYFHETGWSMAEGEYLVPGANFAEYRHFIRVFVGRAGVPQVGGATVDRAYVILH, from the coding sequence ATGAGTTTCGAGTTAAAGGCTGCTGTTCCACGGCTGGCCTCCAccattctcctcctcgctcgaAGGCCACAGCACGCCGtatcgcagcagcggcggacgACAAGCAACAATGCTTCTCGGGAGAATGACCTTCACGTTCTCATGATGAAGCGGCACAGCAAGGCACGCTTCATGCCGAGCTTCTACGTGTTCCCTGGCGGTGGTATCGAGGGCATCGATTACGCCACGGCGAAGCACTACCTGGCGGCGAACTACCACGTGCATCTGCAGGATGCAGAGGACAAGAAGATGACGCAGGACTTCCTTGAGTCGTGCGCGCAACCGTCCGCTGTAgaagcagaggtggaggcgtgGGCCTGTCGCGTTGGGGCACTGCGCGAGCTCGCCGAGGAGACTGCGTGTGTTTTGCGAAGAGATGGTCACATCTGTACAGAGGCCCAGTGGATCAAGTGGCAGAAGTCACGCGATGCGAGTGCAGCAGACCGCGCGTCCACTGGTTCCGTCTCGTCCCTCTCCGCGACGCCGCTTTCCGTCTACGACCTTCCTGCCGTCTCGAGCCTCCGTCCCGTTGCACGGTGGGTGTCGCCGCGACAGTTCAAGCACCGCTACGACACCTACTTCTATGCTGCTCTTGTGGACTCTGCTCTGGTCAGCGCAGAGTCACACGAAGAGGTGCCCATGCCATGTTCCACTCAGACATCTCGTGGTAATGAGGCAAATCCTGGTGCGGCGGTTCGTCACATCCCACCACAggagctgccgctcctcggACAGGCCAGTGAAGTTTCGGAGCTGCTCTGGGTAAGTccgctggaggcgctgcgacgACATGAGGACACGAGTGATTCCTTCTCACTGGCACCCCCAACGTATCTGATATTACACGCGTTGTCTCTGCAGCCAGGCTTTGTGTCGATGGCAGCGGCCTGGGAAGCAGAGCCACCCTCTCCGGTAGACGCTGTGGCAAAGTCGTTAGGCGAACTGCCGTACAGCAGCGTACTGCCGTGCGTGGAGCCGATCAGCACCACTACGGAGGACGGACACCGCATTATCGACTTTACGCTGCCGGCACGCTACTTCCACGAAACGGGCTGGTCTATGGCGGAGGGCGAGTACCTTGTCCCTGGCGCGAACTTTGCCGAGTACAGGCACTTCATTCGCGTGTTTGTTGGCCGGGCTGGAGTACCACAAGTAGGTGGCGCCACGGTGGACAGGGCATACGTCATCCTCCATTGA
- a CDS encoding hypothetical protein (TriTrypDB/GeneDB-style sysID: LpmP.20.4640) translates to MSIYCRLASPPVFLRALHTVSVSRDGWATVVFTDSHVVLHVEGTDENMTATCTLPKNLFAEYAVVETRFALHIPTLIDALLMLGPSVATASTRAVLAYPTDDAKLLVELTPADRFAGGGSPTLSDLGVGGDRMLQSLLVTRNVRDHLLDLRFSEAALLAQVTLQGDAVRDLIADVTAAQCTEVSIRIDPKLGVLLRGEGGPYGEVEAHVNANSEVLLSLSRERSASTRVYTHHLALACGARGGTGGGGGSSGGSGAGGTGGGRLRGIVPGGGGSSTRDGRLSNTDYILMGLAASAVGAGGSGSGGAAVGTLFGGFERLTLQINAQRQLSVLHMQRDHELKVSVTVVVMPLSSVYDVL, encoded by the coding sequence ATGTCTATTTACTGCCGTCTTGCGTCGCCGCCAGTGTTCCTTCGCGCACTGCACACTGTGTCGGTCAGTCGCGATGGGTGGGCCACTGTCGTGTTCACCGACTCGCATGTCGTCCTGCACGTTGAGGGTACGGATGAGAACATGACAGCAACATGCACCCTGCCGAAGAACCTCTTCGCCGAGTACGCCGTCGTCGAGACGCGCTTTGCGCTGCACATCCCTACATTGATCGACGCGCTACTCATGCTTGGCCCATCAGTGGCAACAGCGTCGACAAGAGCCGTTCTCGCGTATCCGACCGACGATGCGAAGCTTCTCGTGGAGCTGACCCCAGCAGATCGGTTTGCGGGTGGTGGCTCACCGACGCTGTCGGACCTCGGTGTGGGCGGGGATCGCATGCTTCAGTCACTACTCGTCACCCGTAACGTGCGCGACCACTTACTTGATCTGCGCTTCTCCGAGGCGGCACTTTTGGCGCAGGTGACGCTGCAGGGCGACGCCGTGCGCGACCTCATCGCCGACGtcacagcggcgcagtgcaCCGAAGTGTCTATCCGTATTGACCCTAAACTAGGCGTCCTTCTGCGCGGTGAGGGCGGTCCATACGGCGAGGTAGAGGCGCACGTCAACGCCAACTCTGAAGTActgttgtcgctgtcgcGCGAGCGCTCCGCCAGCACACGCGTCTACACTCACCATCTCGCCTTGGCGTGTGGCGCAAGGGGTGGAAcagggggcggtggtggcagcagcggcggctccgGTGCCGGTGGAACTGGCGGGGGACGCCTGCGTGGCATAGTCCCCGGTGGTGGAGGCTCCAGCACGCGGGATGGGCGCCTGTCGAACACTGATTACATCCTGATGGGtctcgccgcctccgccgttgGGGCTGGTGGcagtggtagtggtggtgcagctgtcGGTACTCTTTTTGGCGGCTTCGAACGGCTGACACTCCAGATCAATGCACAGAGGCAACTGAGTGTGCTGCACATGCAGCGGGATCATGAGCTGAAAGTGTCCGTGACGGTTGTAGTGATGCCGCTCAGCTCGGTCTACGACGTGCTGTGA
- a CDS encoding hypothetical protein (TriTrypDB/GeneDB-style sysID: LpmP.20.4650) translates to MSELQLILSPAQLTKHYELLQFLSRHPNQPYTLAQLDSLLPRGVALQGFPKEWFSLIEDGACWHRSIELHRNYSATASTAAARLNTGAAQDGPSASSPLGFNSTAAERAKYVLLCARAEVNTLDELRKRIDSPSTLLDPEGCVALHTDQIVISTALIRRAVRTGLVHYFPDAYDKAEYKHLGMRDASSSASGGAAAGSGPEGRTGNSGGSSRANVGQATSSLLESFLERDEAHGEGRNGGGDRIYVALPPGVCVHHRLLTRRGVPEQEAYSLPTRFYVGERVQILFDNQVAVKKLGLPNELRVDWSLAGVKLPNTGDTRQTTGEGGTSRLEALAAAPPPPLRVRRENLAVHSTPAVANASPSAVTEASAAADAPAPIVISTKVKMEIEAVQACLVKLILTVNGVENVLNLEVREEAVSLPGVLVLRDRHLDSFSLPEKSVLADPIVNPSPSWQYPYESVLRAACSSLPSNSRDDIAAQWASAAAEPWSELVPLPWTQNPSPAVLALREATYPAQDATVRAATRAVFSAQSLADEARLRQTKARVRFEADARAGSGSGGKRRRRQQLRSNVMLSNRHLLHFGLDFSIPFVNLRQ, encoded by the coding sequence ATGAGTGAGCTCCAGCTCATCCTCAGCCCGGCGCAGCTCACGAAACACTATGAACTGCTACAATTTCTCAGCCGGCACCCGAACCAGCCGTACAccctggcgcagctggactCTCTCCTGCCACGCGGGGTGGCGTTGCAGGGGTTTCCGAAGGAGTGGTTCTCACTCATCGAGGATGGTGCCTGTTGGCACCGCAGCATTGAGCTCCATCGCAACTACAGTGCGACTgcctccactgcagcagcacgtctgAATACGGGGGCGGCACAAGACGGCCCgtccgcctcttctccgttgGGGTTCAACTCAACAGCGGCAGAGAGAGCCAAGtatgtgctgctgtgtgctCGTGCCGAGGTCAATACACTGGATGAACTGCGCAAGCGCATCGATTCCCCATCCACGCTGCTGGACCCGGAAGGCTGCGTGGCGTTGCACACCGATCAAATTGTCATCTCCACCGCACTGATCCGGCGAGCGGTGCGAACAGGGCTGGTGCACTACTTCCCTGACGCGTACGACAAGGCGGAGTACAAACATCTCGGTATGCGAGACGCTTCGTCTTCAgccagtggtggcgcggcagcgggaTCTGGCCCGGAAGGGCGCAcaggcaacagcggcggcagcagtcgaGCCAACGTTGGTCAAGCCACCTCGTCTCTACTGGAGTCGTTCCTGGAGCGCGATGAAGCCCATGGCGAAGGGAGgaacggtggtggtgatcgCATTTACGTTGCCCTTCCACCTGGCGTCTGTGTACACCATCGCCTGCTCACCCGCCGCGGTGTGCCGGAGCAGGAGGCATACTCACTGCCGACGCGCTTCTACGTGGGGGAGCGTGTGCAGATCCTCTTTGACAACCAGGTCGCCGTGAAGAAGCTGGGGCTGCCGAACGAGCTGCGCGTTGACTGGTCGCTGGCAGGCGTGAAGCTCCCAAACACGGGTGACACCCGCCAGACAaccggggagggggggacgagccgactggaggcgctggcggccgcgccgccgccaccactgcgggTACGCAGAGAGAATCTTGCAGTGCACAGCACTCCAGCAGTGGCAAATGCGTCTCCATCAGCGGTGACGGAagcctctgccgcagcggatGCGCCGGCGCCAATCGTTATCAGCACGAAGGTCAAGATGGAGatcgaggcggtgcaggccTGCTTAGTCAAGTTGATCCTGACGGTGAACGGTGTGGAGAATGTGCTGAACCTCGAGgtgcgggaggaggcggtgagcCTGCCGGGCGtactggtgctgcgcgaccgcCACCTAGATAGTTTTTCCCTCCCAGAAAAGAGCGTCCTTGCCGACCCTATTGTAAACCCCTCACCTTCATGGCAGTACCCGTACGagtcggtgctgcgcgccgcgTGTTCATCGTTGCCTAGTAACAGCCGCGACGATATTGCAGCACAATGGGCGAGCGCGGCCGCTGAGCCATGGTCAGAGCTTGTTCCTCTCCCCTGGACGCAGAACCCATCCCCGGccgtgctggcgctgcgggaAGCGACGTACCCCGCTCAGGACGCCACCGTccgcgccgccacgcgcgcCGTCTTCTCCGCGCAGTCACTTGCCGACGAAGCGCGTCTGCGACAGACGAAGGCGCGCGTGCGTTTCGAGGCTGACGCTCGCGCCGGCAGTGGTAGTGGCGgaaagcggcggcgtcgacagcagctccgcagcaACGTGATGCTCAGCAaccgccatctcctccactttGGCCTTGACTTCTCCATCCCCTTTGTGAATCTACGCCAGTAG
- a CDS encoding hypothetical protein (TriTrypDB/GeneDB-style sysID: LpmP.20.4660), protein MTHSTYNKHDIPRELQRLIDRTDHGIEQLYQLTGRGAAASTVEIDGRPRAARVVERGQKRGQRCHNRGFQDSLQDERHAEVRRHKPHRSIRRSYSDGRSGVSADLQPRSTVQSSSRRMRDSYNDGSAPSDWQRLRAPVTEHTRQFEHNEYDTSDDDHFDSDKGDALPDVTASDDNTDVYERDEAGEDNDNYEDEGANREPLSVSRHHGQWHASRALRQATIATVGSPSLQAQPPHRRSLPLASTPHRTLNFSNGTAQSSPASLAKPPRHLRRPDLHAPSSHLPGFSSPPPWRQRQERQDSRDLPPAGAASYTPPPASFSALYGSSVASSPSPTAKTTEATAYRAHMAAQQSTQRPTASSAVRRRRSPSQQLSGTPVSDPATPLFMSPGSAQSRSRDESCLHTRSGLRKTRDTAPAGMLSQFGRRWKNIFKELLIDPPPPAPSWATSSPPQRATAAATVASHPRNMPASSSFSSSSCTTVSMGEGRAHEEGAAERGSLPQLRELIPHPKRVHAPPSCTAADLVPVAPAVLPHSATSARAFADARVVEQLRAELQAREEAMLQLRMDHAQALAELRQSLTHERASAAKQTADELATSFSIKEQLLQSSLQTERERLMEAEEQLRLARREAAQRKMDHEDSAHALEVLQGKYATLASSQSEHAAQVVQWRALAEKAAAEVAEHESLVKVWKAREVDWQAREAQLQQLARTAEERREQQEASAQTALAQVEAEFTQTSQSYQDLLAEATKRMSYLEKNHRKYKLLKEAHTVLKGEYEQLVNSSMHRAQQLEAERASLHAEAQELRQQLLQRDSATQQEATSHQEMLSDYKRRLELQEASAAEQVKTLQQHIDTANHTIELLRSQMESLKQDVLEEQAQHQQTQMKAAQTELQWKERQHEHQRSAAAYKVRSEDTIAQLKRQLREKDTKMQALAASAAEPLQRLRQQLDDERGRRARLEEQFRAYKKKAKEAEEQAVSEMRREQLRTALLTPITSTGSPHLRFAHSATATPSPSSSSVPCSSGANAISGVGKVWLESAARLDEPAHPAVLVSARVARDVQREGRLTHPASLRGATAPASSVLAKAHVAHSREGDAADRRRATAGHSQVTSLTGATRFTSEESGRLARLAPSAAAPSPSSRRTTQVCGEDEGERHDAQVRRTSSPGTAVAATDVSAISPSATVESLSGISRTSPCTSTLMAGEDDAVGADGTVKSSSVQVVESTLSLQPHPTNSTRHTNTSAARVPAAVDDAMATRVYTDPGVQAHEYRMSSFHTSASEVLRRISGSREEFLAQCAAIVKSTAAAGRRSAQTRRRLASEDGRTAVSGSHASVSETSQSDEGTDDEECL, encoded by the coding sequence ATGACACACAGTACATACAACAAGCACGACATTCCgcgagagctgcagcgacttATCGACCGCACTGACCACGGCATCGAGCAGCTCTACCAACTGaccggccgcggcgccgcggcatcgACGGTGGAAATCGACGGGAGGCCGAGAGCCGCAAgagtggtggagagggggcagaAGCGCGGGCAGCGCTGTCATAACAGAGGATTCCAGGACTCATTGCAGGACGAGAGGCATGCCGAGGTGCGGCGCCATAAACCCCACCGCAGCATCCGCAGAAGCTACAGCGATggtcgcagcggcgtcagtgCAGACCTTCAGCCGAGGTCGACGGTGCAATCCTCTTCCCGGAGAATGAGAGATTCGTACAACGATGGCAGCGCTCCAAGCGACTGGCAGCGTTTGCGCGCACCCGTGACGGAACACACGAGACAGTTCGAGCACAACGAGTACGAcaccagcgacgacgaccacTTTGACAGCGACAAAGGCGATGCACTGCCCGACGTCACTGCGAGTGACGACAACACGGACGTCTACGAGAGAGATGAGGCAGGGGAGGACAATGACAACTACGAGGATGAGGGAGCCAATCGCGAGCCGCTGTCCGTTAGTCGCCACCACGGACAGTGGCACGCGTCTCGTGCGCTTCGTCAGGCTACTATTGCCACTGTCGGGTCTCCGTCTCTGCAGGCGCAGCCACCTCACCGGCGTTCTTTGCCACtggcgtcgacgccgcaTCGAACGCTAAACTTTTCTAACGGCACCGCGCAGTCATCCCCGGCGTCTCTCGCAAAGCCACCGCGCCACTTGCGCCGCCCCGATCTGCACGCACCTTCGTCACACCTACCCGGCTTTtcctcaccgcctccgtgGAGGCAGCGACAGGAGCGCCAAGACAGCCGTGATCTTCCTCCTGCCGGAGCTGCCTCCTATacaccgccaccggcgtcGTTCTCTGCTTTATATGGCTCCTCGGTAGCATCATCACCGTCGCCAACAGCTAAGACTACCGAGGCCACAGCGTACCGTGCCCacatggcggcgcagcaatCCACGCAGAGACCTACCGCATCTTCTGCCgtgcgtcggcggcgctcgccgtcgcagcagctcagcggAACTCCCGTGTCTGACCCAGCCACACCGCTCTTCATGAGCCCTGGCTCAGCACAGAGCCGAAGTCGAGACGAGTCCTGCCTTCACACCCGCTCTGGCCTGCGGAAGACGAGGGACACCGCGCCTGCTGGGATGCTGTCGCAATTTGGACGGAGGTGGAAAAACATCTTCAAGGAACTGCTCATCGAtcctccaccaccagccCCATCCTGGGCGACGTCGTCCCCGCCGCAGCgtgcgactgcagcagcgacggttGCGTCACACCCACGAAATATGCCCGCATCATCgtccttctcgtcttcttcaTGCACGACAGTCTcaatgggggaggggcgtgcgCACGAGGAAGGTGCTGCTGAAAGAGGCAGCCTTCCTCAGCTCAGGGAACTCATTCCACATCCGAAGAGAGTCCATGCGCCTCCGtcgtgcactgctgctgatttAGTGCCTGTCGCACCCGCCGTGTTGCCACactccgccacctctgccagaGCATTCGCTGACGCTCGTGttgtcgagcagctgcgagccgagctgcaggcgagggaggaggcaatgttgcagctgcgcatggaTCATGCACAGGCGTTGGCAGAGCTGCGTCAGTCCCTCACCCACGAGCGGGCGAGCGCAGCGAAGCAGACGGCTGACGAGCTCGCCACGTCCTTCTCCATCAAGGAGCAGCTCCTTCAATCGTCGCTGCAGACGGAGCGGGAGCGTCTGATGGAAGCAGAGGAACAGCTACGGCTTGCGCGTCGCGAGGCAGCTCAGCGTAAAATGGACCATGAAGACTCAGCCCACGCCTTGGAGGTCCTGCAAGGCAAGTATGCCACCCTCGCGAGCAGTCAAAGCGAgcacgcagcgcaggtggtgcAGTGGCGTGCGCTGGCGGAGAAAGCTGCCGCTGAAGTCGCAGAACATGAATCGCTAGTGAAGGTTTGGAAGGCAAGGGAAGTGGACTGGCAAGCGCGTGAGGCGCAGTtacagcagctggcgcgcacCGCTGAGGAACGGCGGGAGCAGCAAGAGGCATCGGCGCAGACTGCCCTAGCCCAGGTAGAGGCGGAGTTCACACAAACCTCGCAGAGCTACCAGGACTTGCTAGCGGAGGCGACAAAGCGCATGTCCTACCTTGAAAAGAACCATCGAAAGTACAAATTACTCAAGGAAGCCCACACGGTTCTCAAGGGCGAATACGAGCAGCTCGTGAACTCTTCTATGCACCGCGCACAGCAGTTGGAGGCAGAGCGTGCCTCGTTGCACGCTGAGGCAcaagagctgcgccagcagttGCTTCAGCGAGACTCAGCCACACAGCAGGAGGCTACCTCTCACCAAGAGATGCTGAGCGACTACAAGCGGCGGCTGGAGCTGCAAGAGGCGAGCGCGGCGGAGCAGGTAAAAACACTCCAACAGCACATAGACACCGCAAACCACACCATCGAGCTTCTCCGGTCGCAGATGGAAAGCCTCAAGCAGGACGTGCTcgaggagcaggcgcagcaccagcagacGCAGATGAAGGCCGCTCAGACGGAGCTgcagtggaaagagagacagcacGAGCATCAGCGCTCGGCAGCGGCCTATAAAGTGCGCTCTGAAGACACCATTGCTCAGCTGAAGCGCCAGCTCCGCGAGAAGGACACAAAAATGCAGGCCCTTGCTGCAAGTGCCGCGGAGCCGCTCCAGAGACTGCGTCAGCAACTCGACGATgagcgcggccgccgcgctcGACTTGAGGAGCAGTTCCGCGCCTACAAAAAGAAAgccaaggaggcggaggagcaggcggtgAGCGAGATGCGGCGAGAGCAGCTACGTACCGCTCTGCTGACACCTATAACGTCTACGGGATCCCCGCACCTCCGTTTTGCCCACTCGGCCACCGCAacaccgtcgccgtcgagCTCGTCGGTACCCTGCTCCTCCGGCGCAAATGCCATCAGCGGTGTAGGAAAAGTGTGGTTGGAATCCGCAGCCCGACTGGATGAACCAGCTCACCCAGCTGTGCTGGTGTCTGCCCGTGTGGCGCGCGATGTTCAGCGGGAGGGCCGCCTCACCCACCCTGCTAGTTTACGGGGCGCTACCGCCCCTGCATCGAGCGTGCTTGCGAAAGCGCACGTTGCACACTCCAGGGAAGGTGACGCGGCGGATAGACGACGCGCTACAGCCGGCCACTCCCAGGTCACTTCGCTTACAGGCGCGACGCGCTTTACCTCTGAGGAGAGTGGTCGACTCGCGCGCCTCGCTCcttctgcggcagcaccatccCCTTCATCAAGGAGGACTACCCAAGTCTGTGGTGAAGATGAAGGCGAGCGACACGATGCACAAGTCCGTCGGACGTCCTCACCAGGCACAGCCGTGGCGGCCACGGATGTATCGGCCATCTCGCCCAGCGCCACAGTAGAGTCACTCTCCGGCATCTCGAGGACGTCTCCCTGCACGAGCACATTGATGGCAGGGGAGGACGACGCAGTGGGGGCTGATGGCACTGTCAAGTCGTCGAGTGTACAAGTTGTGGAGTCGACGCTCTCTCTGCAGCCTCACCCTACAAACAGCACCCGCCACACAAACACATCCGCCGCGAGAGTACCTGCCGCGGTTGACGATGCCATGGCCACACGTGTCTACACCGATCCTGGGGTACAGGCGCATGAGTACCGTATGAGCAGCTTCCACACAAGTGCctcggaggtgctgcgccgtatTTCGGGAAGCCGAGAGGAGTTCCTGGCGCAGTGTGCCGCCATCGTGAAGAGCACGGCGGCTGCCGGCCGCCGAAGTGCTCAGACGAGACGGCGACTGGCTTCTGAGGACGGACGTACTGCGGTATCCGGTAGCCACGCCAGTGTCTCTGAGACGTCACAGAGCGATGAGGGAACGGACGATGAGGAGTGCTTGTAG